From Mesobacillus jeotgali, the proteins below share one genomic window:
- a CDS encoding ketopantoate reductase family protein, with translation MKILIVGAGAIGGYFGGRLLEKGEDVTFLVREKRQKQLKENGLVVSSIHGDLHFPNPPTVVSGLDAQPYDVILVSTKSYHLDGAIESIRPFVGDRTMILPLLNGVSHLNTLTEAFGIEKVIGGLCFIETTLDGSGKIIQTSPIHDLVFGERNGERSERIVQLQAAFDGTKANFRLSEKIEQEMWQKYLFITSLSGITSLFRSPIGPIREQEHGWVTLKSLVHEAASIMERMEAPLADGAIEATLGKLKEIGYNMKSSLQRDMEKSLPTEGDHLFGYLLKIASECGIETQTLPAIFGNVKIYEAGIHSGKNPR, from the coding sequence ATGAAGATATTAATTGTTGGTGCCGGTGCCATTGGTGGCTATTTCGGCGGAAGGCTATTGGAAAAAGGAGAAGATGTCACATTTCTGGTCCGGGAAAAACGGCAGAAACAGCTTAAGGAAAACGGTCTGGTTGTTTCCAGCATCCATGGGGATCTGCATTTTCCGAATCCACCGACAGTTGTTTCAGGTTTGGATGCACAACCATATGACGTTATTCTCGTCTCCACCAAGTCTTATCATTTGGATGGCGCGATTGAGAGCATCCGTCCGTTTGTCGGGGACAGGACGATGATTCTCCCTTTACTGAATGGCGTCTCCCATCTCAATACCTTAACAGAAGCATTCGGTATAGAAAAAGTGATCGGTGGGCTATGTTTTATCGAAACGACTTTGGATGGCAGTGGTAAGATAATTCAAACCAGCCCAATTCATGATTTAGTATTTGGAGAACGAAACGGCGAGCGTTCAGAAAGAATCGTTCAGCTCCAAGCTGCTTTTGACGGCACAAAGGCTAACTTCCGTCTTTCTGAAAAAATTGAACAGGAAATGTGGCAGAAATACTTATTCATCACATCATTAAGCGGCATCACCTCCCTTTTCAGGTCCCCCATCGGTCCAATCCGGGAACAGGAGCACGGCTGGGTCACACTTAAATCCTTGGTGCATGAGGCTGCATCTATTATGGAAAGAATGGAAGCTCCCCTTGCAGACGGAGCAATCGAGGCCACCCTCGGCAAGCTAAAGGAAATCGGCTATAATATGAAATCCTCACTGCAGCGTGATATGGAAAAATCACTCCCGACTGAGGGCGACCACCTTTTTGGTTATTTGCTTAAGATAGCGTCAGAATGCGGGATTGAAACACAAACCCTTCCAGCGATCTTTGGTAATGTGAAAATCTATGAAGCTGGGATTCATTCTGGGAAAAACCCGCGATAA
- the thiE gene encoding thiamine phosphate synthase has translation MARISPEQMRSLLKVYFITGSTNCLKDPIHVLEQAIHGGITIFQYREKGEGCLDDLEKMEMGRRLHRICKENGIPFIVNDDIELALELDADGVHIGQEDEDAIQVRKQIGDKILGVSVHSLEEAETAKLAGADYLGIGPIFATATKKDARAVQGTAILEGIKDLGMPLVGIGGINADNAVDVMNTGADGVSVITAISHAADIKEAAARLKEKVIGR, from the coding sequence ATGGCAAGAATCAGTCCAGAACAAATGAGAAGCTTGCTGAAGGTTTATTTTATCACAGGCAGCACGAATTGTTTAAAGGATCCCATTCACGTTCTTGAGCAAGCCATTCACGGAGGAATCACGATTTTTCAATACCGTGAAAAAGGCGAAGGCTGTCTGGACGACCTAGAGAAGATGGAGATGGGAAGGAGGCTGCATAGAATTTGCAAGGAAAACGGTATCCCGTTCATTGTGAATGATGATATTGAGCTGGCCCTGGAACTAGATGCAGATGGTGTTCATATCGGTCAGGAGGATGAAGACGCCATACAGGTCCGCAAACAAATCGGTGATAAGATCCTTGGGGTTTCCGTGCACAGTCTGGAGGAGGCTGAAACAGCAAAGCTAGCTGGTGCAGATTATTTAGGTATTGGCCCGATTTTTGCAACAGCGACTAAGAAGGACGCCAGGGCTGTCCAGGGAACAGCAATATTAGAGGGAATCAAGGATTTAGGAATGCCGCTTGTCGGGATTGGTGGAATCAATGCAGATAATGCGGTCGATGTAATGAATACCGGGGCGGACGGAGTATCTGTGATAACAGCGATCAGTCATGCAGCTGACATCAAGGAAGCTGCAGCCAGATTAAAAGAAAAGGTTATAGGGAGGTAA
- a CDS encoding NADH-dependent flavin oxidoreductase, producing MDEKFSPLFDSFSFPNGVSLKNRLIMAPMTNFSSKDDGTVTDAEVKYYARRSKGVSMVVTACTFVTRNGKGFHGEFGADSDELIPSLKKLASAIKAEGAKAVLQIFHGGRECPPEQVPDGDIVSASNVQSERNSAKAPRELTGQEVEEIIAAFGETTRRAIEAGFDGVEIHGANGYLIQQFFSPHSNRREDKWGGSLEKRMAFPLAVVDEVKRITAEHAREPFIVGYRFSPEEPEEPGITMADTLELIDALAEKELDYLHVSLNDFWSKPRRGIEDNRSRIEIIHERVGGKVPVIGVGSLYSAEDVIKAFGTGVPLLALGRELIIDPDWVEKVENGRENDIETKLDTAAQARLVVPDPLWQAIVNTPGWFPGVQ from the coding sequence ATGGACGAAAAATTCAGTCCGTTATTTGATTCCTTTTCGTTTCCGAATGGAGTCAGCTTGAAAAATCGGCTTATCATGGCTCCAATGACAAATTTTTCATCAAAGGATGATGGAACCGTAACAGATGCCGAGGTTAAATATTATGCCCGCCGCTCAAAGGGAGTCAGTATGGTAGTTACAGCATGTACATTCGTGACCAGGAACGGGAAAGGGTTTCACGGAGAATTCGGCGCAGATAGTGACGAATTGATTCCAAGCCTGAAAAAGCTTGCTTCTGCGATCAAAGCAGAAGGCGCCAAAGCAGTGCTGCAAATTTTCCATGGCGGACGCGAGTGTCCTCCTGAGCAAGTGCCAGATGGTGATATTGTCAGCGCTAGCAACGTTCAATCTGAACGCAACAGCGCAAAAGCACCCCGTGAATTGACGGGGCAAGAAGTAGAGGAGATTATAGCAGCATTTGGAGAGACAACCCGCCGGGCGATCGAGGCAGGCTTCGATGGAGTTGAAATCCATGGGGCAAACGGCTATTTGATCCAGCAATTCTTCTCCCCTCACTCGAACAGGCGTGAAGACAAGTGGGGAGGGTCACTTGAAAAAAGGATGGCCTTCCCGCTTGCGGTTGTAGATGAGGTGAAAAGAATTACGGCCGAGCATGCCAGGGAACCATTTATCGTGGGTTACAGATTTTCCCCGGAAGAGCCAGAGGAGCCGGGAATTACGATGGCTGATACACTGGAACTGATCGATGCTCTTGCAGAAAAAGAACTCGACTACCTGCACGTATCACTGAATGATTTCTGGTCCAAGCCGAGAAGAGGGATAGAAGATAACCGTTCAAGGATAGAAATCATCCACGAACGTGTTGGCGGCAAAGTACCTGTCATTGGTGTAGGCTCTCTTTATAGTGCAGAAGACGTGATCAAGGCTTTCGGAACCGGAGTGCCGCTGCTTGCCCTTGGCCGTGAACTGATCATCGATCCTGACTGGGTCGAAAAGGTCGAAAATGGACGTGAAAATGATATCGAAACGAAGCTTGATACAGCTGCTCAGGCTCGCCTGGTCGTGCCAGACCCATTGTGGCAGGCAATCGTGAACACTCCAGGCTGGTTCCCGGGTGTGCAATAG
- the thiM gene encoding hydroxyethylthiazole kinase produces MEKRDIASLLEKVRRENPIVHNITNVVVTNFTANGLLALGASPVMAYAREEVAEMARMAGSLVLNIGTLRPEVIESMLVAGKAANEQGVPVIMDPVGAGATSYRTETARMLMEELEISIIRGNAAEIANVAGENWNIRGVDAGEASGDVLELAVSAAEKMGTIVALTGKDDIVTDGQTTFSIHNGHPILTKVTGTGCLLTSVIGAFTAVEKDLLKAATGAIAIYGIAAEVAAEKSALNGPGSFQVEFLNQLYHLDAEEIYNKGRFRKDYY; encoded by the coding sequence GTGGAGAAAAGAGATATTGCAAGCTTGCTGGAAAAAGTCCGGAGGGAGAACCCTATTGTACACAACATTACCAATGTGGTGGTCACCAATTTTACTGCTAACGGATTGCTGGCTCTGGGAGCATCACCTGTTATGGCTTATGCCCGTGAAGAGGTTGCTGAAATGGCCAGGATGGCAGGGAGCCTGGTTCTCAACATCGGGACCCTGAGACCTGAAGTGATTGAGTCGATGCTGGTTGCCGGCAAAGCGGCGAATGAGCAGGGAGTTCCGGTCATTATGGATCCGGTTGGCGCTGGTGCGACTTCATACCGAACCGAAACAGCTAGAATGCTAATGGAAGAATTGGAGATTTCGATTATCAGGGGAAATGCAGCCGAAATTGCCAATGTTGCAGGTGAAAACTGGAACATCCGCGGTGTGGATGCCGGGGAAGCGAGCGGCGATGTTCTGGAGCTTGCCGTATCGGCTGCTGAAAAAATGGGGACCATCGTTGCGCTAACAGGGAAGGACGATATTGTAACCGATGGGCAAACCACTTTTTCCATTCACAACGGACACCCAATCCTCACGAAGGTAACAGGGACTGGATGTCTGCTGACTTCAGTAATTGGTGCGTTCACTGCAGTTGAAAAGGATTTGCTTAAAGCAGCCACGGGGGCAATTGCTATTTACGGTATAGCAGCCGAAGTAGCCGCTGAAAAAAGTGCGCTGAACGGGCCAGGAAGTTTTCAGGTGGAGTTCCTGAATCAGCTGTATCATCTCGATGCTGAAGAAATCTATAACAAGGGCAGATTTCGTAAAGACTACTATTAA
- the pepT gene encoding peptidase T, protein MKNEIIERFTSYVKIDTQSNEISETTPSTDGQLTLANMLVDELKTIGMSEVTIDANGYVMATLPANTDKEVPTIGFLAHVDTATDFTGKNVNPQVVENFDGSQIILNEEQNIILSPADFPELPQYKGHTLITTDGTTLLGADNKAGIAEIMTAMDYLIKNPEIKHGKIRVAFTPDEEIGRGPHKFDVEAFNAKFAYTVDGGPLGELEYESFNAASAKLTFKGKNVHPGTAKGKMVNSAKIAMEFNSKLPAEDAPEHTEGYEGFFHLSSINGDVEETTLSYIIRDFDRESFQARKDLIQKITNELRLTYGETRVELQMNDQYYNMKDKIEPVKEIVDIAYEAMENLGINPIVKPIRGGTDGSQLSYMGLPTPNIFTGGENFHGRFEYISVDNMIKSVETIVEIAKLFEAKA, encoded by the coding sequence ATGAAAAACGAGATTATCGAAAGATTTACCTCTTATGTAAAAATTGACACGCAGTCTAATGAAATCAGTGAAACGACACCCTCGACAGACGGCCAGCTGACCCTTGCGAATATGCTGGTTGATGAGCTAAAAACAATTGGCATGTCGGAAGTCACCATTGATGCAAACGGCTATGTGATGGCTACCCTTCCAGCCAATACGGATAAAGAGGTTCCAACGATTGGTTTCCTTGCCCATGTTGATACAGCAACGGATTTTACCGGCAAAAATGTGAATCCTCAGGTTGTTGAAAATTTTGATGGCAGCCAAATCATTTTAAACGAAGAACAGAACATCATTCTGTCACCTGCAGATTTCCCGGAGCTTCCTCAATATAAAGGACATACATTAATCACCACTGATGGGACCACATTGCTGGGCGCCGACAACAAGGCAGGAATCGCCGAAATTATGACAGCGATGGATTATTTGATCAAGAATCCGGAAATCAAGCATGGAAAAATCCGTGTCGCTTTCACCCCGGATGAAGAAATCGGCAGAGGACCACATAAATTTGATGTCGAAGCATTCAATGCGAAATTTGCTTATACAGTAGATGGCGGACCGCTTGGCGAGCTGGAGTATGAAAGCTTTAATGCCGCAAGCGCCAAATTGACTTTTAAAGGCAAGAATGTCCATCCTGGCACAGCCAAGGGCAAAATGGTGAACTCAGCCAAAATCGCGATGGAATTCAACAGCAAGCTTCCTGCCGAAGATGCACCTGAGCATACTGAAGGATATGAAGGTTTCTTCCACCTAAGCTCGATTAATGGTGATGTCGAAGAGACGACACTGAGCTATATCATCCGAGACTTTGACCGTGAAAGCTTCCAGGCTCGCAAGGACCTGATTCAGAAAATCACCAATGAACTGAGGCTGACTTATGGTGAAACACGTGTTGAACTTCAAATGAACGACCAGTATTACAACATGAAGGATAAGATTGAGCCTGTAAAGGAAATCGTCGACATCGCCTATGAAGCAATGGAAAACCTCGGCATCAACCCTATTGTCAAACCAATCCGCGGCGGCACAGACGGTTCTCAGCTAAGCTATATGGGATTGCCGACACCGAATATTTTTACAGGCGGTGAGAATTTCCACGGCCGATTTGAGTACATCTCTGTGGATAACATGATTAAATCGGTCGAAACAATCGTGGAGATTGCAAAACTATTTGAAGCAAAAGCATAA
- the liaG gene encoding LiaG family protein: MQRVLMIFLVITGAYIVWNYMFDGDGLNFASVEDSMKVTSDTEMITVDVSSIETRILPDKRQDVSAELDGKGLVKVKRHGDAIEVSAKRKGFLGFNWMERDQASLTVYIPEDYEKDMNIELGSGKVVFKGDSGDNPVKLRNLALNIGSGRVTLENFDVEKLENQSSSGEVEMNSIAAKSGSFEVSSGSVHVKNYSGKLEGDVSSGELEIQMDQLMNDVNLNVSSGYMELDLPDKADFVLNGKVSSGNITSDFPLEDKEESNNRLHGTYGSGKYKIHADVSSGNIKIF; encoded by the coding sequence ATGCAGCGGGTTTTAATGATTTTTCTCGTGATTACCGGGGCCTATATTGTCTGGAATTACATGTTTGATGGTGATGGACTGAATTTTGCCAGCGTTGAAGACTCTATGAAGGTGACCAGTGATACGGAAATGATCACAGTTGATGTTTCAAGTATCGAGACAAGAATTTTGCCGGATAAACGTCAGGATGTGAGCGCCGAACTGGATGGCAAAGGATTAGTAAAAGTGAAGCGGCACGGTGATGCAATTGAGGTTTCTGCTAAACGGAAAGGCTTCTTAGGGTTCAATTGGATGGAGAGGGATCAGGCTTCCCTCACTGTTTATATTCCAGAAGACTATGAGAAAGATATGAATATCGAACTCGGTTCTGGGAAGGTTGTTTTCAAAGGAGACTCTGGCGATAATCCTGTGAAGCTAAGAAATCTTGCTCTCAATATTGGTTCAGGAAGAGTCACACTGGAAAACTTTGATGTGGAAAAACTCGAAAATCAAAGTTCATCCGGAGAAGTTGAAATGAACTCGATTGCCGCTAAATCCGGTTCGTTTGAAGTCAGCTCAGGAAGCGTCCATGTCAAAAACTATTCTGGCAAGCTTGAGGGTGATGTTTCTTCGGGTGAGCTGGAAATCCAGATGGACCAGTTAATGAATGACGTCAACTTGAACGTCAGCTCCGGCTATATGGAGTTAGATTTGCCTGATAAAGCAGATTTTGTTTTGAATGGGAAGGTAAGCAGCGGAAACATAACAAGCGACTTTCCGCTTGAAGACAAAGAGGAATCAAATAACCGCCTTCACGGTACATATGGAAGCGGGAAATACAAAATCCACGCTGATGTATCAAGCGGGAATATCAAAATATTTTAA
- the rluF gene encoding 23S rRNA pseudouridine(2604) synthase RluF, with protein MNLRINKFISETGKTSRRGADRLIEEGRVTINGKVAKIGSQVEPGDVVKLNGEEIRVAHNYVYIALNKPVGITSTTERHVKGNIIDLVNHPLRIFNIGRLDKDSEGLILLTNDGDIVNEILRAENKHEKEYIVSVDKPITPEFVKAMSEGVRILGTKTLPAKVVQLSKYEFNIILTQGLNRQIRRMCETLGYEVLRLQRIRIMNIHLGSLPIGQWRDLTKKEKNQLFSDLNYEPKEW; from the coding sequence ATGAACCTGCGTATCAATAAATTCATCAGCGAAACAGGAAAAACGTCAAGGCGGGGCGCTGACCGTCTTATTGAGGAAGGCCGTGTAACAATCAACGGCAAGGTCGCAAAAATTGGCAGCCAGGTTGAACCTGGTGATGTAGTCAAGCTCAACGGTGAAGAAATAAGGGTTGCACATAATTATGTATACATTGCCTTAAATAAACCGGTCGGCATAACCAGTACAACTGAAAGGCATGTCAAGGGGAATATCATCGATCTCGTGAATCATCCACTGCGTATCTTCAACATCGGGCGTCTTGATAAGGATTCGGAAGGTCTGATCCTGCTTACCAATGACGGGGATATTGTCAATGAAATTCTGCGGGCTGAAAACAAGCATGAAAAAGAGTACATTGTTTCTGTAGACAAGCCAATCACACCTGAATTCGTCAAGGCGATGTCCGAAGGTGTAAGGATTCTCGGAACGAAAACACTTCCTGCAAAGGTCGTTCAGCTCTCAAAATACGAATTCAATATAATCCTTACACAAGGATTGAACAGACAAATCCGCAGAATGTGCGAAACCCTTGGCTACGAAGTCCTCAGGCTGCAGCGCATCCGGATCATGAACATCCATCTTGGCAGCCTGCCCATCGGTCAATGGCGCGACTTGACCAAAAAGGAGAAGAACCAGCTGTTCAGCGACTTGAATTACGAACCGAAGGAATGGTAA
- a CDS encoding MFS transporter, whose translation MDSSIKKNLVLFLVGKVTSVLGSSIYAFAIGLYILAETGSSLNFAVTLVLSMLPRILLAPVAGTLSDRLDRKKIIIFSNFASAFWLGIILASFLFFTQEIWVLYVATTGLGIIGTFYSIAVTSSIYNMVGPDHLQRAMSLNQAAISLSTILGPVLGGVFFGMIHIHLFMALNLLTYLISAFASIFIDYNLFSKKSHNKRTSRMSENLRQGLSYIKGQPFILHLVILSVWLNFWFAVFPVAMPYLVLTVRKMSSIQLGVIEGAFSVGMLIMALLLSARKEIRKKELSITGGMVLLSAALMLTGLPAIPGFINLPNAAVFGFLITIVLVLSVSIMFINTPVSVLLQKNTPDEYRGRVMALLETGASAMTPLGFILFGFLLEKLPVWLLLAVCGLSLLAMVVYLYREKMFLKLLKDEDQPRASSI comes from the coding sequence ATGGACAGCTCAATTAAGAAGAATCTTGTCCTGTTTTTAGTTGGGAAGGTGACATCTGTTCTTGGTTCATCTATCTATGCATTCGCCATCGGGCTATATATACTGGCGGAAACTGGTTCGAGCCTCAATTTTGCTGTTACACTTGTGCTCAGCATGCTGCCGCGGATTCTGCTCGCCCCGGTGGCAGGTACATTGAGCGACCGCCTGGACCGAAAGAAAATCATTATTTTTTCAAACTTTGCGAGTGCTTTCTGGCTGGGCATCATATTGGCATCCTTCCTGTTTTTTACACAGGAAATCTGGGTCTTATACGTCGCTACGACTGGTTTGGGCATCATCGGTACCTTTTACTCCATAGCGGTTACCTCTTCGATTTACAACATGGTCGGTCCTGATCATTTGCAAAGAGCCATGTCATTGAACCAGGCTGCCATCTCCCTTTCCACTATTCTGGGGCCAGTGCTTGGCGGAGTGTTCTTCGGAATGATTCACATTCACCTCTTCATGGCGTTGAACTTACTTACTTACCTCATCTCAGCTTTTGCAAGCATCTTCATAGATTACAATTTATTCTCTAAGAAATCGCATAATAAGAGAACCTCTCGTATGTCAGAAAATCTGAGGCAGGGTCTTTCATATATCAAAGGACAGCCGTTTATCCTTCACCTTGTGATCCTGAGCGTCTGGTTAAACTTTTGGTTTGCAGTCTTTCCAGTCGCTATGCCTTATTTAGTTTTGACAGTCAGGAAAATGTCATCCATCCAGCTTGGGGTGATTGAAGGGGCATTCTCTGTAGGCATGCTGATCATGGCACTGCTCCTGTCTGCGAGGAAGGAAATCAGAAAAAAAGAGCTGTCGATCACCGGAGGCATGGTTCTGCTTTCAGCGGCCTTGATGTTGACGGGTCTGCCCGCCATCCCGGGGTTCATTAACCTGCCAAATGCAGCTGTTTTTGGGTTCTTGATCACCATAGTCCTGGTTCTATCTGTTTCCATCATGTTCATCAACACGCCAGTAAGTGTACTTCTGCAAAAAAACACCCCTGATGAATACCGTGGAAGAGTGATGGCTCTTCTCGAAACTGGTGCCAGCGCTATGACTCCATTAGGTTTCATTCTCTTTGGTTTTCTATTGGAAAAATTGCCTGTTTGGCTGCTGCTGGCTGTCTGTGGACTCAGCCTCCTGGCTATGGTCGTCTATCTTTACCGTGAAAAAATGTTCCTAAAGCTCCTGAAGGATGAAGACCAGCCAAGAGCGTCATCTATTTAA
- a CDS encoding ArsR/SmtB family transcription factor: MDYIKKTMEVSLEQQKLISSPLRVKIIYLLATRAMTAKQVADELGKTAGSIHYHIQQLYNGGIIELEETKENRGIIEKYYRSKATHFNLKTGDAKPGNEKVMSQGTYVSLTEEDRKELQKDIDLLFLKYVKKSAEKSGGDKVSYEINFSLKREIEEES; encoded by the coding sequence TTGGATTATATAAAGAAAACAATGGAAGTGAGCCTGGAACAGCAAAAATTGATTTCAAGTCCTTTGCGCGTAAAAATCATTTATTTGCTTGCAACAAGAGCGATGACCGCAAAGCAGGTTGCGGATGAACTGGGGAAAACAGCTGGAAGCATTCATTACCATATCCAGCAGCTTTATAATGGCGGAATCATAGAGTTGGAGGAGACGAAAGAGAACAGGGGAATCATCGAAAAATACTACCGATCGAAAGCCACCCATTTCAACCTGAAAACTGGGGATGCGAAGCCTGGCAATGAAAAAGTCATGAGTCAGGGGACATACGTTTCTTTGACGGAAGAAGACAGGAAGGAATTACAGAAGGATATCGATTTATTATTTTTAAAATATGTAAAAAAATCAGCAGAGAAAAGCGGCGGGGACAAAGTTTCATATGAAATTAATTTCTCCTTAAAAAGAGAAATTGAGGAGGAGAGTTAA
- a CDS encoding YetF domain-containing protein, whose protein sequence is METILITILRTLLGFAVLFLLTRVLGKKQLSQMTFFTYITGIALGNIAGDMVVHRDIKLIDGVTGLALWAFLTLTIEYIALKSPKARILLDGEPTIIIKQGKINEKAMKSNKLNMDDLTMLLRIKNVFSIKEVDYAILEPNGQISVLKKVEYENVINKDTGIPLTPRKYLPSELVVDGRIVKKNLIELSLSEDWLANELKKKGISRFEEVFYAELQSDGTVVAEKRSK, encoded by the coding sequence ATGGAAACTATTTTGATTACTATTTTGAGAACCCTTTTAGGCTTTGCTGTATTATTCTTGCTTACCCGTGTACTTGGCAAAAAGCAGCTCAGCCAGATGACCTTTTTTACTTATATCACCGGAATTGCACTCGGGAATATAGCCGGTGATATGGTTGTGCATAGAGATATTAAACTAATAGATGGTGTTACCGGTTTGGCGCTCTGGGCTTTTTTAACCCTGACCATCGAATACATCGCTCTTAAATCTCCTAAAGCAAGAATTTTGCTGGACGGAGAACCGACAATCATTATTAAACAGGGAAAAATAAATGAAAAAGCGATGAAATCCAATAAGCTAAATATGGACGACCTCACCATGCTGTTAAGAATCAAAAATGTTTTTTCAATAAAAGAAGTGGATTACGCAATCCTTGAACCAAATGGACAGATTAGTGTCTTAAAGAAAGTGGAATATGAAAACGTTATAAATAAAGATACTGGTATTCCCCTTACACCAAGAAAGTACTTGCCTTCGGAACTCGTTGTCGATGGCCGTATCGTTAAAAAGAATTTGATCGAGTTGAGCTTAAGTGAAGACTGGCTGGCAAATGAATTAAAAAAGAAAGGGATCAGCAGATTTGAGGAAGTTTTTTATGCTGAGCTCCAGAGTGATGGAACAGTAGTTGCAGAAAAACGCTCTAAGTAA
- the thiD gene encoding bifunctional hydroxymethylpyrimidine kinase/phosphomethylpyrimidine kinase, whose protein sequence is MKKALTIAGSDSGGGAGIQADLKTFQELKIFGMSALTAVTAQNTLGVQGVFPMEQEAVAKQIQSIGEDIGTDALKTGMLFNAPIIEAVAEKIKQFGWERVVVDPVMIAKGGASLLQQEAVAALKTHLLPLCLIITPNIPEAEVLTGMSIHSIDEKKEAAKLIHKLGAKNVVIKGGHDEGTNESVDLLFDGSEFAYFSAPRIETKNTHGTGCTFSAAITAELAKGSSVHEAVSVAKKFIQAAIAHPLTIGNGHGPTNHWAYNMKKESGVTSWQESVQNK, encoded by the coding sequence ATGAAAAAAGCACTGACCATTGCAGGTTCGGACAGTGGCGGCGGAGCTGGAATCCAGGCGGACCTAAAGACTTTCCAGGAATTGAAGATCTTTGGAATGTCTGCACTCACCGCTGTTACGGCCCAAAATACGCTTGGTGTCCAGGGAGTCTTCCCGATGGAACAAGAAGCAGTCGCGAAACAAATTCAATCAATTGGTGAGGATATCGGGACAGACGCTTTGAAAACAGGAATGCTTTTCAACGCACCCATCATCGAAGCGGTGGCGGAAAAGATAAAGCAGTTTGGCTGGGAAAGGGTGGTTGTCGATCCGGTTATGATTGCGAAAGGCGGAGCATCATTGCTCCAGCAGGAGGCTGTTGCGGCGCTTAAAACCCATTTGCTTCCGCTCTGTCTCATCATCACTCCGAATATCCCCGAAGCCGAGGTGCTGACAGGGATGTCTATTCACAGTATCGATGAGAAAAAGGAAGCGGCAAAACTCATTCATAAGCTCGGAGCTAAAAATGTAGTTATAAAAGGCGGGCATGACGAGGGAACAAACGAATCCGTTGATCTCCTTTTTGACGGAAGTGAATTTGCCTACTTTTCCGCTCCAAGGATTGAGACGAAGAACACCCATGGAACAGGCTGTACATTTTCTGCCGCGATAACTGCCGAGCTTGCGAAAGGATCTTCTGTACATGAAGCAGTATCAGTGGCAAAAAAGTTCATCCAGGCAGCTATAGCACATCCTCTGACTATCGGAAATGGACATGGCCCCACTAATCACTGGGCCTATAATATGAAAAAGGAAAGCGGGGTGACATCATGGCAAGAATCAGTCCAGAACAAATGA
- a CDS encoding 3-oxoacyl-ACP reductase, translating to MKIKDQVVLVTGGSRGLGAETVKAFAREGAKVVINYYQNEEKAKNLEEMIGERALAVRADVRDPSQVQGLFRQAKEHFGVPITTVVNNALVNFKFDPAGNKDAFEVGWEDFHKQLEGAIRGALNTIQAGLPDMKELNFGRIINIGTNLFQNPVVAYHDYTTSKAALLGFTRNMANDLGKYGVTVNMVSGGLLKMTDASSATSEEVFQLIESSTPLRRVTEPAEAADAIVFFASPWARAVTGQNLVVDGGLVMN from the coding sequence ATGAAAATAAAAGATCAAGTAGTTTTAGTTACCGGCGGCAGCCGGGGGCTGGGGGCGGAAACGGTTAAAGCTTTTGCGAGGGAAGGTGCGAAAGTCGTCATCAACTATTATCAGAATGAAGAAAAAGCGAAGAATCTGGAAGAGATGATTGGGGAAAGAGCCCTTGCTGTCCGGGCGGATGTAAGAGATCCTTCACAGGTACAAGGCTTGTTCAGGCAGGCAAAAGAGCATTTTGGAGTACCGATTACGACAGTCGTGAATAACGCACTTGTCAATTTTAAATTTGACCCCGCAGGTAACAAGGATGCATTTGAAGTGGGCTGGGAGGATTTTCACAAGCAGCTGGAAGGAGCGATTCGCGGTGCCTTGAATACCATCCAGGCAGGACTTCCCGATATGAAAGAATTGAATTTTGGCAGAATCATCAATATAGGCACAAACTTGTTCCAAAATCCGGTTGTCGCCTATCACGACTATACAACTAGCAAGGCAGCCCTTTTGGGTTTTACCAGAAATATGGCGAATGATCTTGGGAAGTATGGTGTTACTGTCAATATGGTTTCTGGCGGGCTGCTGAAAATGACCGACGCAAGCTCTGCGACATCGGAGGAGGTGTTCCAGCTTATCGAATCTTCCACACCGTTAAGGAGGGTGACTGAGCCGGCAGAAGCTGCGGATGCGATAGTATTCTTCGCATCACCATGGGCACGGGCGGTTACAGGACAAAATCTGGTCGTTGATGGCGGCCTTGTAATGAATTAA